Proteins encoded together in one Vulcanisaeta thermophila window:
- a CDS encoding cupin domain-containing protein — protein MYIGSINNVPQEDVSRLIPGTRGFLIQWLVTKREGSNTFAVRRFVVKPGGRMPLHIHKYVEAVVIIRGRLRVGSKDVVRELGPGDYFFTAPYEPHFIENISDSDTEFICVISYEDDMSIKVLE, from the coding sequence GTGTACATTGGCAGCATCAATAATGTGCCCCAGGAGGACGTCTCAAGGCTCATACCAGGTACCAGGGGCTTCCTCATACAGTGGTTGGTGACTAAGCGTGAGGGTTCTAATACGTTCGCGGTTAGGAGGTTCGTGGTTAAGCCGGGCGGTAGGATGCCGCTTCATATTCATAAGTATGTGGAGGCCGTGGTGATAATCAGGGGTAGGCTTAGGGTTGGGTCGAAGGACGTGGTTAGGGAGTTGGGCCCCGGTGATTACTTCTTCACGGCCCCCTACGAACCCCACTTCATAGAGAACATTAGTGACTCGGATACTGAGTTCATATGCGTGATTTCCTATGAGGATGACATGAGCATTAAGGTCCTGGAGTGA
- a CDS encoding 30S ribosomal protein S8, producing the protein MPILDVLSNALTMIKNAEAKGHREVIIWPSSKLVGNVLRVMQRYGYVGEIEFIEDGRGGKFKVQLLGKINNIGTIKPRVNVKADEIPRWEEKYLPARNIGLLIISTPKGVISHLEAKQMHTGGVLIAYVY; encoded by the coding sequence ATGCCAATACTGGATGTGCTATCCAACGCATTAACAATGATAAAGAACGCAGAGGCCAAGGGGCACAGGGAAGTGATTATCTGGCCATCATCAAAACTAGTGGGTAATGTACTCAGGGTAATGCAGAGGTACGGCTACGTGGGCGAGATAGAATTCATAGAGGATGGCAGGGGCGGTAAATTCAAGGTCCAACTACTCGGGAAGATAAACAACATAGGCACCATAAAACCCAGGGTCAACGTTAAGGCTGATGAAATACCAAGGTGGGAGGAGAAGTACCTACCAGCGAGGAACATCGGCCTACTAATAATAAGCACACCCAAGGGCGTAATCTCACACCTAGAGGCAAAGCAAATGCACACGGGAGGCGTACTCATAGCGTACGTATACTAA
- a CDS encoding DegT/DnrJ/EryC1/StrS family aminotransferase, producing the protein MTVINYKGVTSRITVQEKPAIEGGKPVRKEPLRFKPWIDDEDIKYVVEVLRSGQLSAIGGKWNRALEEEVARYLGVKHAVTVSSGTTALHTALKALGVGPGDEVITTPFTFAATATTILHSNAIPIFADIDRETLNIDPGEVERAITDRTRAIIVVHLAGYPAEMDEIMKVAQEHGIYVIEDTAQALGAMYRGRMAGSIGHVGTLSFYPTKTITTGEGGAVVTNDDEVARRARLIRSHGETGKYYYELLGYNYRMTEFQAVLGYMQLRRIEEIIRRKEAFAKALTEELSALDNDLLILPRPKPYIRHAWHLYQVILMTERLRVPRDKVLEALRAEGIEAVSVAYPIPLHKEPIIVNRAGHGRGCPWTCPFYGRNVEYRPMPNAEWAAERVISILVGPLYTEEDAVDVANALRKVLNYYRR; encoded by the coding sequence ATGACGGTAATTAATTATAAAGGGGTTACAAGCCGCATTACCGTGCAGGAAAAACCAGCCATAGAGGGAGGCAAGCCAGTGAGGAAAGAGCCCCTCAGGTTTAAGCCCTGGATTGATGATGAGGATATTAAGTACGTGGTTGAGGTACTCAGGTCAGGGCAGCTCTCGGCCATTGGCGGTAAGTGGAATAGGGCATTGGAGGAGGAGGTCGCCAGGTACCTGGGCGTTAAGCACGCGGTCACAGTGTCCAGTGGAACCACGGCGCTTCACACGGCACTGAAGGCCCTGGGGGTGGGGCCTGGTGATGAGGTCATAACCACACCCTTCACCTTCGCAGCCACCGCAACGACAATACTCCACTCAAATGCAATACCCATATTCGCGGACATAGACAGGGAGACCCTAAACATAGACCCTGGCGAGGTGGAGAGGGCGATCACGGACAGGACCAGGGCCATAATAGTGGTGCACCTAGCCGGATACCCCGCGGAGATGGATGAGATAATGAAGGTGGCCCAGGAGCACGGAATCTACGTGATAGAGGACACGGCGCAGGCCCTGGGGGCGATGTACAGGGGCAGGATGGCCGGCTCCATTGGTCACGTGGGTACGCTAAGCTTCTACCCAACAAAGACCATAACCACTGGGGAGGGAGGGGCCGTTGTCACCAATGATGATGAGGTTGCCAGGAGGGCAAGGCTCATTAGGAGCCACGGGGAGACTGGGAAGTATTACTATGAATTGCTGGGTTATAACTACAGGATGACAGAGTTCCAAGCGGTCCTTGGTTACATGCAGTTGAGGAGGATTGAGGAGATAATAAGGAGGAAGGAGGCCTTCGCAAAGGCCCTAACCGAGGAACTCTCGGCACTCGACAACGACCTACTTATACTGCCAAGACCAAAACCATACATTAGGCACGCATGGCACCTGTACCAGGTAATACTAATGACGGAGAGGCTCAGGGTCCCCAGGGACAAAGTCCTCGAGGCCCTCAGGGCCGAGGGTATTGAGGCCGTCTCCGTGGCATACCCAATACCACTGCATAAGGAGCCCATCATAGTGAATAGAGCAGGTCATGGCAGGGGTTGCCCATGGACATGCCCATTCTACGGCAGGAACGTGGAGTACAGACCCATGCCAAACGCGGAGTGGGCTGCGGAGAGGGTAATCTCAATACTAGTGGGTCCACTGTACACCGAGGAGGATGCCGTGGACGTTGCAAACGCCCTTAGGAAGGTCCTCAATTACTATAGGAGGTGA
- the rtcA gene encoding RNA 3'-terminal phosphate cyclase, whose amino-acid sequence MGLVEIDGSVLEGGGQILRTALALSAITGVGIRIFNIRARRSNPGLQQQHLTSVLAAARIARAEVVGAVKGSTELTFKPGGITCGDFRFDIGTAGSVTLVIQTILPILTFAPCPSTVTITGGTDVPWSPPIDYVRFVMLPTLSLFGVNAEVKLLRRGHYPRGGGEVRLTVRPNPELRPVNAVEFGDLVEVRGLSHAVRLPRHVAERQAKSAREHLIKGGVKAPINIELEYYEQGNDPHLGPGSGIVLWAVSSRNLVKGGDALGERGKPAEAVGEEAAKKLLENLSVNMALDDHMGDMVIPYMALARGRSTIGVSRITLHTLTNIYIVERILGVKFNVKGEEGKPGIIEFPGH is encoded by the coding sequence ATGGGTCTTGTGGAGATTGATGGCTCGGTCCTCGAGGGCGGTGGGCAGATACTGAGGACTGCGCTGGCCCTCTCGGCAATAACGGGCGTGGGGATTAGGATATTCAACATAAGGGCTAGGAGGAGCAACCCAGGGCTTCAGCAGCAACACCTAACCAGCGTGTTGGCCGCGGCTAGGATAGCCAGGGCCGAGGTTGTGGGCGCCGTTAAGGGGTCTACGGAGCTCACCTTTAAGCCTGGCGGCATTACCTGTGGGGACTTTAGGTTTGACATTGGTACTGCGGGCTCGGTTACCCTGGTCATACAGACAATACTACCAATACTAACCTTCGCCCCATGCCCAAGCACGGTAACAATAACGGGAGGAACCGACGTGCCCTGGTCCCCACCCATTGACTACGTGAGGTTCGTAATGCTACCCACACTCTCACTATTCGGAGTAAACGCCGAGGTGAAACTCCTAAGGCGCGGCCACTACCCAAGGGGTGGTGGTGAGGTGAGGCTCACAGTGAGGCCCAACCCTGAATTGAGGCCTGTGAACGCTGTGGAGTTTGGGGATTTGGTTGAGGTTAGGGGTTTATCCCACGCGGTTAGGCTCCCAAGGCACGTCGCAGAGAGACAGGCCAAGTCAGCCAGGGAGCACCTAATAAAGGGCGGCGTCAAGGCACCCATCAACATTGAGCTTGAGTACTACGAGCAGGGAAACGACCCACACCTAGGCCCTGGCAGCGGCATTGTACTCTGGGCCGTGTCCTCGAGAAACCTCGTTAAGGGTGGAGACGCACTGGGTGAGAGGGGGAAGCCCGCGGAGGCCGTGGGTGAGGAAGCAGCAAAGAAGTTGCTGGAAAACCTAAGCGTTAACATGGCGTTAGACGACCACATGGGTGACATGGTCATACCATACATGGCACTGGCAAGGGGCAGGAGCACCATCGGCGTCTCAAGAATAACACTACACACACTAACCAACATCTACATAGTGGAGAGGATACTGGGGGTCAAATTCAACGTGAAGGGTGAGGAGGGCAAACCCGGGATTATCGAGTTCCCTGGCCATTAA
- a CDS encoding 8-oxo-dGTP diphosphatase, giving the protein MPFVETLVYVVKGNSVLLIRKKRGLGAGYFNGIGGKVEEGEDIISAAVRECVEEVGVKPRDLEWRGLLEFWNYEDGKVESVHFVHVFVARDFEGEVRESEEAEPTWFSIESIPYDSMWDDDKYWLPKILSGSRVYARFVFNGWRLVGGNVYELSDNALIIGRGYP; this is encoded by the coding sequence ATGCCCTTTGTGGAAACCCTGGTCTACGTAGTAAAGGGAAACTCAGTACTACTCATTAGGAAGAAGAGGGGTTTGGGGGCTGGGTACTTCAACGGTATTGGTGGTAAGGTTGAGGAGGGTGAGGACATAATCAGCGCTGCGGTTAGGGAGTGCGTGGAGGAGGTTGGTGTCAAGCCCAGGGACCTGGAGTGGAGGGGCTTATTGGAGTTTTGGAATTATGAGGATGGTAAGGTGGAGTCCGTGCACTTCGTGCATGTGTTCGTGGCCAGGGACTTCGAGGGGGAGGTTAGGGAGTCCGAGGAGGCGGAACCCACATGGTTCAGTATTGAATCCATACCCTACGACTCAATGTGGGACGATGACAAATACTGGCTACCCAAGATTCTAAGTGGCTCCAGGGTCTATGCGCGCTTCGTATTTAATGGTTGGAGGTTGGTGGGTGGTAATGTTTATGAGCTTAGCGACAACGCCCTGATCATTGGGAGGGGTTACCCTTAA
- a CDS encoding MFS transporter, which yields MEVRYEGTINFRALLGGMFGWMVDVFDLTLVLFIASLLGAYFFPPTNPTARLLFVFASYSLTLLARPLGGVIFGHVADKLSRRAIMMVTLLGLGISSALTGVLPTYQEVGLAATVLFVLLRLLVGLFVGGEVAGSHLIAIESSSPRFRGFVSGVIESGYYWGYALAAFTFASLRDYFGTKAFLAYGWRYAFLLGLVVAVIGVILRFGVRDPAIFMELREKGMLSRSPIKEFFRVSYGRALIALLLLAGIFWVAYATLGFMPTYLSVYLRLPLSTTFWGLVYASLIGGVITIVGGLVSNYLRRKWSFLTYSLIGIVLAYPLTIALKSSFTLLVISAGVLTSVMGTGGVMLAYLAELFPTRYRATAVGFLWNMASIGATAALLTAPFWLGYGGSVVGYVLLLVVGFVIAIVGSLVTRDNTGIDLREVK from the coding sequence ATGGAGGTTAGGTATGAGGGTACCATAAACTTTAGGGCCCTACTGGGTGGTATGTTTGGGTGGATGGTTGATGTCTTCGACTTAACGCTGGTCCTCTTCATAGCGAGTCTCCTTGGGGCTTACTTCTTCCCACCAACAAACCCAACGGCTCGTTTACTCTTTGTCTTTGCCTCCTACTCCCTAACACTGTTGGCGAGGCCCCTTGGTGGTGTTATTTTTGGTCATGTGGCTGATAAGTTGAGTAGGAGGGCTATAATGATGGTCACGCTCCTAGGCCTTGGCATATCCTCAGCACTCACTGGTGTACTGCCCACTTACCAGGAGGTGGGGTTGGCGGCCACGGTGTTATTCGTACTACTTAGGCTCCTGGTTGGCTTATTCGTTGGTGGTGAGGTTGCCGGCTCCCACTTAATAGCTATTGAGAGTTCAAGCCCCAGGTTCAGGGGTTTCGTGAGTGGTGTCATTGAGAGTGGTTATTACTGGGGTTATGCCCTGGCAGCCTTTACCTTCGCATCCCTCAGGGATTACTTCGGAACCAAGGCCTTCCTTGCCTATGGCTGGAGGTATGCCTTCCTATTGGGCCTCGTGGTCGCTGTGATTGGTGTTATCCTGAGGTTTGGTGTACGTGATCCAGCCATATTCATGGAGTTGAGGGAAAAGGGTATGCTCTCGAGATCACCAATTAAGGAGTTCTTCAGGGTTAGTTATGGCAGGGCCCTCATTGCATTGTTACTCCTCGCTGGTATTTTCTGGGTTGCTTACGCCACCCTGGGCTTCATGCCCACGTACCTAAGCGTCTACCTAAGGTTGCCGTTATCCACCACATTCTGGGGTTTGGTGTATGCCTCATTGATTGGTGGTGTGATCACCATAGTCGGTGGTCTCGTTAGTAATTACCTAAGGCGTAAGTGGTCATTCCTAACATACTCATTGATTGGCATTGTACTTGCCTATCCACTAACCATTGCACTCAAATCCTCATTCACACTTCTCGTCATCTCCGCGGGGGTATTAACGAGTGTCATGGGCACAGGCGGCGTCATGCTTGCATACCTCGCGGAATTATTCCCCACGAGGTACAGGGCCACCGCGGTTGGCTTCCTATGGAATATGGCTTCCATTGGCGCCACGGCCGCGTTGCTAACGGCACCTTTTTGGCTGGGTTATGGGGGTTCCGTGGTGGGTTATGTGTTATTGCTGGTTGTGGGTTTTGTGATAGCCATTGTGGGTTCCCTGGTGACTAGGGACAATACGGGTATTGACCTCAGGGAGGTTAAGTGA
- a CDS encoding alpha/beta hydrolase — translation MPLDPKLRELIEQITKLTPKLTEQTLETYRKAFKQFFKSVAPTVPVYKTEDVVIEGTEARIPARVYYPSSERNRGVLVYFHGGGFVLGDVETYDPLCRALTNACNCVVVSVDYRLAPEHKFPAAVVDSIDATKWVLRNAEKINGDPNKVAIGGDSAGGNLAAVVAITARNEGWKPGIKYQVLINPFLGVDFSSYSQREYATGYFLEGDQMDFFGRAYLRSPADAFDWRFSPIMVNDLRNLPPALIITSEYDPLRDHAETYAARLKAAGVPTVSVRFNFVTHGFYGFPINEAQAAIVLIGGVLRLVFYGT, via the coding sequence ATGCCCCTGGACCCAAAACTAAGGGAATTAATAGAACAAATAACCAAGCTAACACCAAAACTAACAGAGCAAACGCTCGAGACCTACAGAAAGGCCTTCAAGCAATTCTTCAAGTCAGTAGCGCCCACGGTGCCCGTTTACAAAACCGAGGACGTGGTGATAGAGGGCACTGAGGCAAGGATACCAGCCAGAGTCTACTACCCAAGCAGCGAAAGAAACAGGGGAGTCCTGGTTTACTTCCACGGTGGAGGCTTCGTACTTGGCGATGTGGAGACCTATGATCCACTATGCAGGGCATTAACCAACGCCTGCAACTGCGTCGTGGTCTCCGTAGACTATAGATTAGCACCCGAGCATAAATTCCCAGCTGCCGTGGTGGACTCCATAGACGCCACCAAGTGGGTGCTTAGGAATGCTGAGAAAATAAACGGGGACCCAAACAAAGTGGCCATTGGCGGGGATAGCGCAGGCGGTAACCTAGCCGCTGTGGTTGCGATAACCGCAAGGAATGAGGGGTGGAAACCAGGCATTAAGTACCAAGTCCTCATTAACCCATTTCTAGGCGTGGACTTCTCCTCATACAGCCAGAGGGAGTACGCCACGGGCTACTTCCTGGAAGGCGATCAAATGGACTTCTTCGGAAGGGCCTACCTAAGGAGCCCCGCAGATGCCTTTGACTGGAGATTCTCCCCAATAATGGTTAACGACCTGAGGAACCTACCACCAGCCCTAATAATAACCAGCGAGTACGACCCACTCAGGGACCACGCAGAAACATACGCAGCCAGATTAAAGGCAGCTGGAGTCCCCACGGTATCGGTCAGGTTCAACTTCGTAACACACGGATTCTACGGATTCCCAATAAACGAGGCGCAGGCAGCCATAGTCCTAATAGGCGGTGTACTAAGGCTAGTATTCTACGGCACATAA
- a CDS encoding ABC transporter ATP-binding protein: MCISARGLVKRFGNVVALNGVSFDVQCGDAVALLGPNGAGKSTTLRILAGLLRPDSGSAQVCGFDVQRQPREAKACLGFLPEDAVPFLNLTVRENLEYMAVLRGLGDSVVDEVMDLLELRDLARRMASSLSRGNRQRLAIAMAIMHKPKVLLLDEPLNYLDIPTQEKVIALLKELNSKGTTMLVSTHIMSIAERLTRRVIVINKGTVVWQGEINELRKIAADTGERIEEVVARLMR, from the coding sequence ATGTGCATTAGCGCCAGGGGCTTGGTGAAGCGCTTTGGCAACGTAGTGGCCCTTAATGGGGTTAGCTTTGATGTGCAGTGTGGCGATGCAGTGGCCCTTCTGGGGCCCAATGGGGCTGGTAAATCAACAACCCTAAGGATACTAGCGGGCCTCCTGAGACCCGACTCTGGGTCAGCCCAGGTCTGTGGCTTTGATGTTCAGAGGCAGCCCAGGGAGGCCAAGGCATGCCTTGGGTTCCTGCCCGAGGATGCTGTTCCCTTCCTCAACCTGACGGTTAGGGAGAACCTGGAGTACATGGCGGTGCTCAGGGGTTTGGGGGATTCCGTGGTTGATGAGGTCATGGACCTACTGGAACTGAGGGATCTGGCCCGTAGGATGGCCTCGTCGCTATCCAGGGGTAATAGGCAGAGGCTTGCCATTGCAATGGCAATAATGCACAAACCAAAGGTTCTGCTCCTTGACGAGCCTCTGAATTACCTGGACATACCCACACAGGAGAAAGTCATTGCGCTGCTCAAGGAGTTGAATAGTAAGGGGACCACAATGCTGGTATCCACGCACATAATGTCCATAGCCGAGAGGCTAACGAGGAGGGTCATCGTGATTAATAAGGGCACGGTGGTATGGCAGGGGGAGATAAATGAGCTCAGGAAGATCGCGGCAGACACTGGGGAGAGGATTGAGGAGGTTGTGGCGAGGTTGATGAGATGA
- a CDS encoding ABC transporter substrate-binding protein, protein MDTKDQNYNMHIKHFEVYLAAVIIILVLLLSMTLLIHPVYAVVSHIPNGTWQWAPEGPPTPGGIYWNPWSPTSQMLGTWWNYLPLAVLIHNNNETMFVLAQNVTCSPDNTEIIVNLRPNIYWYVGNSSKIPVTAWDVWTTWIIGGFLFGWEWGYFKNITVVNNYTVIFKLTGSYCNTNEEWRILGYPIQAPYFQFGSYAKEVNTLESKLAVTPRSSPEYSKIRSNLTTLASEIQSLNVTPAVNGFYYPEVNTLSSTNMYWRANPWFLQEFPNSSLKYYPVMITYWTTGNVQSEEYDVGGYSCYDTTAIPQSIVQRMESEGLIVYLAPTYGPVGIFINPTVYPFNITQVRQALAYVINRTMVAEAYPPDYVPVETVTSISNALLPYFASKLPPGFFSKLNNYTYNPTKAAQILESLGFKNINGQWYLPNGTQWTITIIVPSGFTDWVALMQNVAAQLNAFGIKTQVLEISTGTFYSYLFTGHYVVAPFFTGFPTPTTAYNVVGLALSIPPFGTVLRENQTYVFNGKTYSINVTQVVRIMRTLPYSSPEYWSYAAQLIAFQDYWLPDIPLVDKIEPVELNPACANWTVLLSISDPGLRDAMLFPFIAQEFEYMGPVIAFFKGWIVPPGVNLVISPPKPKPSIPTTLIVGIVVVIVIIIIVVGIVLLMRRRRR, encoded by the coding sequence ATGGATACGAAAGACCAAAATTATAATATGCATATAAAACATTTTGAGGTATACCTAGCCGCAGTAATTATAATTTTAGTGCTGCTGCTCTCCATGACTCTTTTAATACATCCAGTATATGCTGTGGTTAGTCACATACCAAACGGCACATGGCAATGGGCCCCTGAGGGGCCACCAACCCCCGGCGGTATTTATTGGAACCCATGGTCACCAACTTCCCAAATGCTGGGTACTTGGTGGAATTACCTACCTCTTGCGGTTCTTATCCATAATAATAATGAAACGATGTTTGTGCTAGCCCAGAATGTCACATGCAGTCCAGATAACACTGAGATAATAGTTAACCTGAGACCTAATATTTACTGGTACGTGGGTAATTCATCTAAGATACCAGTGACTGCCTGGGATGTTTGGACAACGTGGATCATTGGTGGCTTTCTATTTGGTTGGGAATGGGGGTATTTTAAGAACATTACTGTGGTTAATAACTATACAGTAATTTTTAAGTTAACGGGTTCTTACTGTAATACCAATGAGGAATGGAGAATACTGGGTTATCCAATACAGGCACCTTATTTCCAGTTTGGAAGTTATGCTAAGGAGGTTAATACATTAGAGAGTAAATTAGCGGTTACTCCGCGAAGTAGTCCAGAGTATAGTAAGATTAGGTCAAACCTAACCACCTTGGCCTCTGAGATTCAAAGTCTAAACGTTACACCCGCAGTCAATGGCTTTTATTACCCAGAGGTTAATACCCTGAGCAGTACCAACATGTATTGGAGGGCGAATCCATGGTTCCTGCAGGAATTCCCCAACTCATCACTGAAGTACTACCCAGTAATGATAACTTACTGGACCACTGGTAACGTTCAGAGTGAGGAGTACGATGTAGGTGGTTATTCATGTTATGACACAACGGCCATACCGCAGAGTATTGTACAGAGGATGGAAAGCGAGGGATTAATAGTATATTTAGCACCAACCTATGGCCCGGTGGGTATCTTCATAAATCCAACTGTTTATCCATTTAATATAACCCAGGTTAGGCAGGCACTGGCTTACGTTATAAATAGGACAATGGTTGCTGAGGCGTATCCACCTGATTACGTACCCGTGGAAACAGTTACTAGCATTTCAAATGCACTACTACCATACTTCGCATCCAAACTACCGCCAGGCTTTTTCTCAAAACTCAATAATTACACCTACAACCCAACTAAGGCTGCCCAAATACTTGAGTCCCTTGGTTTTAAGAATATAAACGGTCAGTGGTACCTACCCAATGGTACTCAGTGGACCATAACAATAATAGTGCCCTCCGGGTTCACGGACTGGGTTGCCCTAATGCAAAACGTGGCTGCGCAATTAAACGCATTCGGGATAAAGACCCAGGTGCTTGAGATAAGCACAGGCACATTCTACAGCTACCTATTCACTGGACACTATGTGGTGGCTCCCTTCTTCACAGGGTTCCCAACACCAACAACCGCATACAACGTGGTTGGCTTAGCCCTTAGCATACCACCCTTTGGTACAGTACTACGTGAGAACCAGACATACGTGTTTAATGGTAAGACATACTCGATAAACGTAACCCAGGTAGTAAGAATAATGAGAACACTACCCTACTCATCACCGGAGTATTGGAGTTATGCTGCTCAGTTAATAGCCTTCCAGGACTACTGGTTACCTGATATACCATTAGTTGATAAGATAGAGCCTGTGGAGTTAAATCCAGCCTGTGCAAACTGGACCGTATTACTGTCAATTAGCGACCCTGGATTAAGAGATGCAATGTTATTCCCATTCATAGCCCAGGAGTTTGAATACATGGGCCCGGTTATTGCCTTCTTCAAGGGCTGGATCGTACCGCCAGGAGTTAACTTAGTCATCTCACCCCCAAAACCAAAGCCATCAATACCAACAACATTAATAGTGGGCATAGTGGTAGTTATAGTAATTATAATAATAGTGGTGGGCATTGTATTATTAATGAGGAGAAGAAGACGATAA
- a CDS encoding 50S ribosomal protein L32e, with protein sequence MSTETQEAAQAQQEGQQQQQQQTQEAKATEKRELKLPNPRITLTGRLRQLMRLRLRMERRMPRWMRMDEWRYLRVAHGEHWRRPRGNDNKIRLEIKGYPKRVKVGYGKPKAVRGLHPSGFKTTIVHRPEDLDRVDPTREAIIIARTVGLRKRIEIIRKAMEKGIKIINPTKEAIEKLSTQ encoded by the coding sequence ATGTCCACAGAAACCCAGGAAGCAGCACAGGCACAGCAGGAGGGGCAGCAACAGCAGCAACAACAAACGCAGGAAGCGAAGGCCACGGAGAAGAGGGAATTGAAACTACCAAACCCCAGAATAACACTCACAGGCAGATTAAGGCAATTAATGAGGCTAAGGCTCAGGATGGAGAGGAGGATGCCCAGGTGGATGAGGATGGACGAGTGGAGATACCTAAGGGTGGCCCACGGAGAGCACTGGCGCAGGCCCAGGGGTAATGATAATAAGATAAGGCTCGAAATAAAGGGGTACCCAAAAAGGGTCAAGGTGGGCTATGGAAAACCAAAAGCCGTAAGGGGACTACACCCCAGCGGATTCAAAACAACCATAGTACACAGACCAGAGGACCTGGACAGAGTGGACCCAACCAGGGAGGCAATAATCATAGCAAGAACCGTGGGACTAAGAAAAAGAATAGAAATAATAAGAAAAGCCATGGAAAAGGGAATCAAAATAATAAACCCCACAAAAGAAGCAATAGAAAAACTAAGCACACAATAA
- a CDS encoding peroxiredoxin, producing the protein MEQRKLGIVFASGAANRICCLAIYGAAALAGGYKVVVHLVNEGLVAFRKDVMPRLNDENLGTTYSPPIYVPYVETYLKNLSNAIKRGEFKDWYSFLKELKQTYGDRFKIYACPVAAQFYNVRKEDLVDIVDGIVGAETFLEEVYGGIVMYL; encoded by the coding sequence ATGGAGCAGAGAAAGCTTGGCATAGTGTTTGCCTCAGGGGCTGCCAATAGGATCTGCTGCCTGGCGATTTACGGTGCCGCGGCCCTGGCTGGGGGTTATAAGGTGGTGGTTCACCTGGTTAATGAGGGGTTGGTGGCCTTTAGGAAGGATGTCATGCCCAGGCTCAACGATGAGAACCTGGGAACCACGTACTCACCACCCATATACGTGCCTTACGTGGAGACTTACCTGAAGAACCTCAGTAATGCCATTAAGAGGGGTGAGTTTAAGGATTGGTACTCATTCCTAAAGGAGCTTAAGCAAACCTACGGTGATAGGTTTAAAATATACGCATGCCCAGTGGCTGCCCAGTTCTATAATGTACGTAAGGAGGACCTGGTGGACATAGTGGATGGAATAGTGGGTGCCGAGACCTTCCTGGAGGAGGTTTATGGAGGCATCGTAATGTACCTGTAA
- a CDS encoding aldo/keto reductase: MEYRVFGRTGVKVSVIGMGTYYDISYVILSRLGIKPGRERRLRALRVGLEGGINFIDTAELYGTEELVGEAIRGFPRDELFIATKVWPTHFRYSAVIKAARASARRLGTYIDLYQLHFPNPRVPIRETMRAMEDLVDMGVIRYIGVSNFSLRQLEEAQGVMRKYEVVSIQMPYSLGDRRIERDLIPYAKRNNMAVICYYPLGHGRLVREFPRNLLEVISKNHGPKTPAQILLNWIITKHENTFPIPRASNPNHVRENLGAVGWRLSEDEVRMLEESVRARY; this comes from the coding sequence ATGGAGTATAGGGTCTTTGGGAGGACTGGGGTTAAGGTTTCAGTAATAGGCATGGGGACTTACTACGACATAAGCTATGTAATACTTTCAAGGCTCGGCATCAAGCCCGGTAGGGAGAGGAGGCTCAGGGCCCTGAGGGTTGGGCTTGAGGGCGGTATAAACTTCATAGACACTGCGGAGCTTTATGGGACTGAGGAGCTCGTTGGTGAGGCCATTAGGGGCTTCCCCAGGGATGAGCTCTTCATAGCAACCAAGGTCTGGCCCACCCACTTTAGGTATAGCGCGGTGATAAAGGCTGCCAGGGCCAGCGCCAGGAGGTTGGGCACGTACATAGACCTCTACCAACTCCACTTCCCCAATCCCAGGGTGCCCATTAGGGAGACCATGAGGGCCATGGAGGACCTCGTGGACATGGGTGTGATTAGGTACATAGGGGTTAGCAACTTCAGCCTGAGGCAGCTTGAGGAGGCCCAGGGTGTCATGAGGAAGTACGAGGTGGTGTCGATACAGATGCCCTATAGCCTCGGTGATAGGAGGATAGAGAGGGACTTGATACCCTACGCCAAGAGGAATAACATGGCCGTCATATGCTACTACCCACTGGGCCACGGTAGGCTTGTTAGGGAGTTCCCAAGGAATTTACTGGAAGTAATTAGTAAGAACCATGGACCCAAAACCCCCGCGCAAATCCTCCTAAACTGGATAATAACAAAGCACGAAAACACATTCCCAATCCCCAGGGCATCAAACCCAAACCACGTAAGGGAGAACCTGGGCGCGGTGGGTTGGAGGTTGAGTGAGGATGAGGTGAGGATGCTCGAGGAGAGCGTCAGAGCCAGGTATTAA